Part of the Musa acuminata AAA Group cultivar baxijiao unplaced genomic scaffold, Cavendish_Baxijiao_AAA HiC_scaffold_1138, whole genome shotgun sequence genome, GTTCTGGTCCATCCGAATGGCCAAACCAGACGGCATCCTCACTTGGACGTGACGCAAGCGGATCCCACGTCACTGCTGACGCGCTCTTATCTCCCCCATTCCTCTTTTCCCCGTAACAACCATCGACGTGCCCATTAATTGCACCGACGACTCTCTACCAGATTCCCCAACACGCGGTGGTCCGCGTCGTAAATAATGGTAAGTTTAGGGGTTATCGGTTCCGTCTCCGGAAAGGTGGCAGGACCGTAAAATTTCGACGGCACTCACGAACCTGCGCGTGGGTCCCACGGACGACGAGGTCTGACGGTCAACGTCACGATTCTCCTCCTAAATAGGTTTAAAGGGGGAGATAAACTATGAACCCTACCGCTCCGACACGAAACGCCGTCACCCGACGCGGACGATTGAAGGACACGTGGCCGACGGACGCGCCTATTAAACCCCCCATACCAACTATCCGAGTTCTTTGAGAAGCCCGTCGAGAGCCCGACGGGAGAGAGATCGAGCGGACGATGAGCATGGCGGAGAATTGCTCGGTGCTCGATCCGTGGATGCACCGAACGGAGTCGGCGTGGATCAACGAGGCCTTCGCCCGCGACAACGAGGCCCTCACGCGAGCCCTCCAGATCTCCCTCTCCGACACCTCCTCCTCAGCTTCCCACGACACCCTCTCCTCCGTCGCCGCCACCACCTCCACCTCCCGCACCCCCGTCCTTCCCCCTCGATACCAAGTCACTTCCCCTCTCGGAGACGTCGCCGCCCTCCGCGGCCGGAACCCGCTGGCGCCCACCCCGGCGGGGAGGATCTCGAAGCGGAGGTTGCGCCCGTCTAAGCGAGCGCCCACCACCTACATCAACGCTGACCCGGCCCACTTCCGGGAGATGGTGCAGCGGGTCACCGGCGTCCGGCTGGACGGGGATCTGGCCGAGCCGCTGGTGAAGCCAGAGCCGGTGCGGCCGGCGGTGGTGGGCGCCCGCGCGGTCCTGCAGCAGACCCACCTGCCCACGCTCGACACCTCGGCGTTCTTGCTGGACCGGGACGAGGGCAGCTCGTTCGGGCCGGCTGCCGACGTGCCGGCTTCTGACTTCGACGGGCTGCTCCCGACCCTTTCGTCCCTCGACTCGTGGGGCGTCATGTAAAGGACGCTCCTTTGTCGATGCTACTGTTGGGTTCTCATCCTTTCATTTCATCAAACACTTGGTGGAAGCGAGGCCTAACGAACACAGTTTCCTGTTCTAACTTCCATGATATCTTCCATGCAATTGCATCTTGAAGGTAGCATATGATATGACCACCAAAGAGCATAAAAAATTGCAAGGCAAAGATCTCACATTACTTTATATCTCAAGAAAAAGAGTTTGGGATGGAAGATTTCTTAATGGAAGCTCAAAAATTCCTTTCTTTTTTGCTCCCTGATATCATAT contains:
- the LOC135671274 gene encoding calmodulin-binding protein 25-like, whose protein sequence is MSMAENCSVLDPWMHRTESAWINEAFARDNEALTRALQISLSDTSSSASHDTLSSVAATTSTSRTPVLPPRYQVTSPLGDVAALRGRNPLAPTPAGRISKRRLRPSKRAPTTYINADPAHFREMVQRVTGVRLDGDLAEPLVKPEPVRPAVVGARAVLQQTHLPTLDTSAFLLDRDEGSSFGPAADVPASDFDGLLPTLSSLDSWGVM